The following nucleotide sequence is from Aspergillus nidulans FGSC A4 chromosome I.
CGATACTGTCTGTGCATTCATCGCGGAAACCATGTCAGGAACGGTAGGTCAACAACTCGGACCAATTCGCGCTTGCAAGTAAACTAATTGAAAAAAGACACTGGGCTGTATTCCTGCAGTGCCGGGATACCTGAAGGCAATGAAACAAGTATGCGACCGCCACGGGGCATTGTTCGTTTTGGACGAGGTGATGTCTGGGATGGGGCGGACGGGTACTCTGCACGCCTGGCAGCAGGAGGGCGTTGTCCCAGACCTTCAGACTGTTGCAAAGGGACTAGGGGCAGGATATGCCCCTGTGGGAGCGCTGCTCGTCGGCAACCGGGTGGCAGACGTTCTCAGCAAAGGAACTGGCAGTTTCACCCACAGTCAGACGTACCAGGGACACCCCATCGCATGCGCTGCAGCATGCGCTGTCCAAAAGATTATCCAGAAAGAAAACCTGTTAGATAATGTTCGCCGGCAAGGCGAGTATCTAGGCCGGCTTCTCAATGAGCGCCTAGGTGGGCATAGGAATGTCGGCGATGTTCGCGGACGAGGACTGTTCTGGGCTGTAAGTATATTTCATATCTTTACCTCCGGCGAGTATTGGACTGACAAATCACTGCATAGCTCGAGTTCGTCAGAGACAAAGAGACCAAAGAGCCTTTCCCAGCGGAAGCGGGCATAGCGCAAAAGGTGCACTTGACAGGCTTGCAAAAAGAGCACTCCATCTCCGTTATCCCTGGCGCTGGGGTTGCAGATGGTCGTAATGGGGATATCATACAAATTGCGCCGGCGTACAATGTGTCaaaggaggatattgaatTGATTGTTGAGCGCGTGGAGGGCGTCGTCCATGCTGCCTTTGGAGCATAGCGTAATTGAACGCTGCCATTGTTTTATGGACTG
It contains:
- a CDS encoding uncharacterized protein (transcript_id=CADANIAT00007739), whose translation is MPHSVLYTKIDTRPPEVIHSRGNYLHTSDGRTIFDASGGAAVACLGHNEPQVKQAIMAQLDKVAYIYSPFFTVPAAEEIATFLTESTGGAMSKVFIVSSGTEAIEAALKMTRQYFTELSKPQLQRTKFIARRQSYHGNTLGSLAAGGHKARRAIFEPILAASTSHVSPCYPYREMKKGESNEEYVSRLAEELENEFQRVGPDTVCAFIAETMSGTTLGCIPAVPGYLKAMKQVCDRHGALFVLDEVMSGMGRTGTLHAWQQEGVVPDLQTVAKGLGAGYAPVGALLVGNRVADVLSKGTGSFTHSQTYQGHPIACAAACAVQKIIQKENLLDNVRRQGEYLGRLLNERLGGHRNVGDVRGRGLFWALEFVRDKETKEPFPAEAGIAQKVHLTGLQKEHSISVIPGAGVADGRNGDIIQIAPAYNVSKEDIELIVERVEGVVHAAFGA